Sequence from the Ziziphus jujuba cultivar Dongzao chromosome 9, ASM3175591v1 genome:
aatatatatatatatatatatatatatacttatatatatatttcctgtaatttattttctttaattgatTAAAGATTGCTCCCCGCAACATCCACAACGAACCTGTATCTAACATCGTTCTTCTCCAATCTTTCAAATGCTTCATTAATATAGTCCATCTTGATGGTTTCAATCATGGAAGTTACGTTCTTCTCCCTGCAGAACTCAAgcatttcttcttgttctttcaTGCTTCCCACAAAACTCCCAGTAATCATCCTCCTCCCtacagggaaaaaaataataataataattaaaaaaaataaaaaaaaagaagaaaaaaagaaaaagaaaaagaagcacaATTCAACAAAAGAAATGAGCACCCAATatagaaaatcttcaaaccgagAAACGAATTTCcatatctaaataaaaaacataacaaaataaataaataagaaaagaaaaacatagcTACTCACCAAGCATAACCATGGGGGAGACGAATTGCAGAGGGGTATTAATAACACCCATCAAGATCAGCTTCCCATCGAGCTTCAACAAAGAAAGGTAAGGCTCAAGGGGGTGGAAAACAGGGACTGTATCAATAACGTAATCGAATGAATCAGCAGCTTGTTGCATGCGAGTGGTGTCCGAGCTGACCAGGTAATCATCAGCACCAAGATGTTCAAGAGCTTCCACTTTCTTCTTCTCAGAAGAGCTTATCACAGTCACATGGTGTCCCATTGCTTTTGCTATTAACACCCCCATATGTCCAACACCTCCAAGACCCAATATTGCTCCTTTCAATCCACTCTGTTTCAGCCCAAAATGAGTCAGTGGACTGTAAACTGTCACTCCAGCGCAAAGTAGCGGCGCCGCTTGTTCCGGCACCAATCCATCGGAAATCTTCACCacaaaccttaaaaaaaaaagccaaaaaaaaaaaaattaatatcaactAATTGGGAATggtattttctttgtttaataAGAAATTTGGTACATGTGGGGGTTTTGTATATACTTTTGATGGACGACCATGGCTTCGGCAAACCCTCCTTGAGTGGGTTTTCCGTCGGTATAGACATCGTTATAGGACCAGATTTTTTTGCTGCAGTACTGCTCGTTGTCGGTTTTGCATGGATGGCAGTTTCTGCAGCAACCCACAGTGCATCCCACACCCACTGTGTCTCCTGCTTTGAACTTTGTAACCTCCGATCCAACTTccacaacctcaccaaccacttCGTGCCTATCATccaatcaattttatataacgcataattaataaacaaatataaaaaattttataattaagaagCGAAGGAGTAGAACAGAGAAAACagatagcctttttttttttttttaattacccaGGAACCATGGGGTAGTGGGACATTCCAAGATCATTTTTGGCCTGGTGAAGATCAGTGTGGCAAACTCCACAGAAAGTGACTTTGAGGTATACATCTTCTGGTCCTGTGTTCCTGCATTGATTTTGTTTATATCTTtaaaacaaactttttttttttttttttttttgggttgaagatTATTTAATCAGAATAattcaaaaggagaaaaatattgATGGTCACGAAAGACTTACCTAAGAGTGTATGTATAGGGTGAAAGAATCCCAGATGAGTCTCTTGCTGCCCAACCTTTTATGGTTCTTTCAGTTTCAAGGCCGCCCATGATCGCAGATGGAAAAtacagagaaaaaataaaaaaaaaaatagagaagcaGAAAAGTGGGTATGCGTGGCTGAGTTTCgatggaagaagaagatgaagaagaggaagagttGGGGTGTGAGTGCGGGAACTGTGGGGAATACAATGCAAAAAGCGAAGCTTATAAAAGGCCAAAAGAGTATAGACGGAAACAAAGCGAAATGGCTACTCATTCGGAATATAGAGTTGGACACCTCAGCATTGGGGTCACGATTGCGGTAGGTGAAGCTAAGGGGGTTGGTGGTGGATGCCCCTTTGCCAATGGGTTGTACATGCTACCCATTTACTCATACCTTGGATCATTGATAAATTGTGGGACCCACTTACAATGATTATGACCGTTGATGGTGACATTTACGGTTTGATTGAGACAACGTTTAGGTTGTATGAAAGTGGATTGGAATGTGGATGtatgtgattttgtttttttggctgtGTTGCGTCATGTGTATGTCACTTCGCAAACACGGTCTAAATTACGGAGTAACTGGCCGATGACTTTTCACCCGTTTGTGGGACCTGTTTATTCTTCTGTTAGACCATCTTATACAGGCACTTACATAAAACgattcccttttgtttttttttgaacgattcaaataaatacccctctctctctctctctctctctctctctctctctctctctctctctctctctctctctctctctctctctctctctctctctctctctcaaaacaAGTCTAATGGATGTTtggtgaaaaaaaagaaaaatatagtaggaaattgatatttggaaatttgttttttggatttaagtttttagaaaataaatttttttgattttttttatagtgtctggttaattatagaagaatatatgatttaaaatcaatttttcagataattttaaaataatatatttttaataggatCTATTTTTTCTGTcagttttttatattataaaatttattttctactaGAATCCATAAATTTCTTCTCTTAAatattatccaaataaaaaaaaatttatttttttagaaaattttaaattcccacTAATTTTACAACTATCCAAACACCACTAACTTTATTACTATTCGAACACCCCATAAGAAAAAGCATTCTTcacatttgaaaatatttatagagAGAATTAGTCATAAATCAATCTCTCTTATAAGTTAGTGAAATTATGGAatcattcttcttttttctaaatattagaaTGGCCTTCAGTGAGATGATAAAATTTGGGCAAAATAGTCAATTTTGGACGTGGGATATCCAGAATGGTTATTTAGCAAGGAAAAAGTAGTGTCGTGATAAGCGGTGCgaaagtaaatatttaatttttaatattgatatattttgataagattttgttttgtttgtattctatgataaattaaatattgatcTATTTTGATAAGACTTTGTATTGTTTGTATTGTATGATAATGTGATGCTGTAcaatgaataagaaaataacTTAGATATAAATTGGTGCAaattgtcaaaataaaaaatattcttgtattaaatttaaaattaaatttacatgGAATGAGCTTCATTTTCTTGAGAATTAATCTCTAGTTCTCTTCCTCTTCCATTTTCCTTTTCCCTTTAGCATTAGATCTTAAAATCACGGTTTTCATTTGTATAATTAAACTATATATTTGCTCTACGTATAAGATCTTATAAGTTATTggaaggagaaaaaaagaaaaaatcttataaattatCGATTAGTGGGTTGAGGTTGAGAAGTATATCAGAGAAGTAAATACTtttaacataaaagaaaaaaaaaaatagttttaattcgTTTCATTGTGCTGCacacatataaaattttcattaaaaagaagaagaagaagaagaagaagaagaagaagaagagtaatgctatttgatattataatacgaaccaacaaaataattactgcaTGTATCTATTTTTCAGttatgaaacaaataatttactaaataaatatgtgaatcatgtctccaaaaaaaatatatgaataatggTACTTCCTAACCCATATAATAGGATAATAGGATTGaagacctaaaaaaaaaaaaaaaaaaaaaaaagattaagacATGTaatccaattgaaataaatgtcCGAGGTGAATGGTGTTTCACTGTGGAAGAGACATCATAAAAATTCCATCTAAGCTGATTGTTTGTTGATCTTTCGCTTTCATCCTAAACATGGACGTGATCCTCATATTCGTTTCATAGTATTACCATCATCCTCTACTTATCTGTTAGAGGATGCTGTCATGAATAGAACCGAAAGGgtccaaaatgaaaatgataataaactTGTGTTATGCAAAAGGGTCCATGTTGTTAGGCAAAAATTGTGTTGGATGATCAGGACCCTACACCTGTAAATTTCTTCAATTGGAGATGGAAGATTTGGCCAAGTGGCTTACAAGTTTATGTAAAATGGGAGTCTCGTATCAccattattgatgtttagtaaaagTTCAAAGTTCGAATCACGAACTTCCACCAATATGGTAATAAAACTTATAAGAAGTCAAAAAACCtttactaccaaaaaaaaataaaaataataaataaatagataaaaaataaaagaaaaatacattagCTATATATGACATGTAAGTTGGATGAAAGAGATGGACAGCCTTCCTTAAGTTTGCTTCCAAGTTTTCTTCCCAATCAATCTCACCAACCTCTGGTTGACAATTTTGCAaccacaaaaatgaaaaagaaaaaaaaatttcgttcAAAATTATATGAACCACATAGATACATCGCATCTATGATGAGATTTATTAccaatattattatcaatactTGTCGGAAATACATACTAATCCGCTGGTATGCAAAATCTCTCAAAGTTGAATATCCAACGAAAGTTCTTTATTCTTATAACACTATCACGGCAAtagttatctatttatttatttattttttagcaacGAAACTTTAACTTATCATTATATTGCTTTCAGCGACTCTTCAACtaaccaaaaaaggaaaaaaaaaaaaaaaaaaaaaaaaaaaaaaaaaaaagaaaaagaaaaaaaaagaagaaattgtaAGACTCAATTGAGAAAAGGTCCAAAAGCTTAGTAGGTACCCTAAAGAATTGTAGAACACAAATGGGTTTCATTAACCCAATAATTTGGTGATTATCAACTCTTTTGCTCTATCTAGATCTACAAAATGttgcttattttattaattttttaatccaatttcCTACCATAGACTTTGTTTAATACCAcctgtaaataatttttttttgaaaagctgGATAACATTGTAGTTTTCCTGCTGGTTCTTGATTATATTACTGGTCTAATGTTAACATGCTATTGCAGGTTTTCCACATGATGCtgccaaaaagaaaacactGTTAAAAGCAACTGGTTTTCACCTGACTATAAATCATATTACAACATTTCAACTTTAATTTGAAACCAAGATGCGATAAATGAAAAGAGATCAACTCCAAAAGTGCAAGCGGTAATGAGTGTCTCTTGACACCATTTTACAGTCTTCACTAAATTGGAATAAACAAAACATGTAAACTTTCTCATGGAGTAGTTGGAAGGATGGTTACCTACAAATTTAGACTTGGACAAAGTCAACATTAGACATGTCATATTTTAGTTGAGTCAATGTCATTATTGGATTAGATCATATTCTTCTTATGAATATCAAATCAAccaaaataaagatatatataaatatatatatatataaaattctacGGTATAGACAGTCATAGACAGTCTCCATGCTGACCATGAATATTGATGATTGTTTTTTCAACAACTGCAACTGCCGTCAACACTCCGTACACACCATAGACGGATAAACCCTGTTGTTTGCACATATCAACATTTGATGGGTCAACCTACTGGAAAAAGCAAATATCATGGGgcaaactataaatttgaaggaggtgaaataataatttatggaAACTATAATTCCATTACTCCACAATGTAatctttttcattattattatttaataatatatgaatatgatGGCTTTTTGAGGGTTGTTTAAGCAAACTTGTTGCTCTTAATTACAAGAGGTATGGTATTACACGTACCGTTGGTACAAATGAAGTAAAAACCAAGCATTAAGTCAAGCTTCAAACAACTCATGTTATGCTGAAAGATGGGCCTGCAAAGGAAACTGGATAAGATGGACAATAGAATGTGAGGTTACTGGCTAATTGCCATTGCACACGACCACTGGAGTAGTAACTTAGCTGTAGAGTTTTCCTGTGTATGAAAGAACTGGTTATCCTAATTTTTTCATGGTACAAAACAACAGAATAATTATAATGACAGTACATGCACTAGACAAactgttccagaaaataaacaatgtcCTCCTGGCCGTACATAAAAAACCTCTGGATGTCAAGTTAGCAGCCAACTGAAGAACTCTTTTGTTCTTTCCCTTCCAGCTGAAGTAATGAGCAGCATTGTACATGATAATCTTTTACCGAGGCCACATATGAACTTCTAAAATTGTCTGAACCCAAAATAATACCCTACTGTGAAAACATAACAATGTCTCTAGTATTGGGTAAGTACAAATATGAGTAAAAAACCTGGCAAAATGAGTTGGAGCACTAAAATCACCTCAACGGGATATAAATGAAGCTTGGAGGATCTAGTTGTAACTTAAGAGTTTGTAAGTTCCCAACTTCGTTGCATATGCGAAGGCAAAGAAGCAACCAACTTGATGCTTTCTAGGTGTGAAAGATCATAGTCTGAATACAGTTGCACATTTTGCAAAACCAGAGAAATATCAGGCAAAACCATTTGCTTGCAATGAAGATGTAGACGAGGATGCTTGTCAGAAATATCTCCATTATCTAAATCGAGACCAAAGGGAAGGATTTTTCTTTTCGGAACTTCATTTGAGTTGTTTTCATGATTAGAACAAGGAAAAGGTTTCCAGTTTTTATGAGCTTGCCACCCATATTTGTAGTCTCCAAGTATTGGTGTTCCCAAGACCTCGGCACAGTGGACACGAAGCTGTGATTCCAgaacatgattgaagttgtgaAGAGCAAAAATTCAGTCAGTAGATAAGGGACAAATTTGGTTTCAGACATAAAAATTAGTATTGAGTTCTGATCCATACCTGGTGCTTTCTACCAGTAATAGGGGAAAGTTCTAACCATGTATATCCTGGATAATTAACATTGGGATAAGCAGCATATACAGAACTTGTTGATTGAGAAACAATTTTCTAGTAAAACAATCATAGTAACTGACAAAGAGGTCAAAAACAATCTTCATGAGATAGTTGGAGGAAAAAAGTGGAAAATAACTTCATTAGGCAtctcaaaagagaaaaaattaccGTGAAAATGGATATAGGATGTAAACCATATACTACTTCGAAGCGGAAATATTTAGGATGTATTATATACTTTCACCGACGTGCATTATATATTTAGGTATTAATTTAGACATTGCTAGTGTTTGTACCCGTTCTatgatcaaatatatttaaatggcagatttcttttctttcatttcttttctttttactctGCACAACCTCTTGAAAAGCTGCTTGGTATCACTAAATGACCAAGAAAGTTGAACCAATCAACTGTTCTCTTCAAATTTCATACATTGCTTTcattacttcttcttcttcttcttctttgttttcccCCACACCCCCCACCCCCTTCCCCTCCCCTGTCCTTCCAGTTTTTCCATTTCATTTCAGGTCAAAAAGCATCAAAAGAATCAAGAGAAATGGGCACAATAATCATGCAGCCCGTAAGGTTTAAGAAATTTTGATTATAACACACAGAGATCAGACTTTttcccttctttctttttcccatgCATCGAAATACTACTACCTTGTGTCTGGTGTAAATCTGTTTTTAAAGCTGTATGTAATAATTTTGTAGACTTGCAATAAATTTTGTTGCTAACCATGAGATGATCCAATCACTTTATACTTTGTAATTGCATGTTGTGACGCCAAAGTTTGGGAATTGTGCATTACTGTGATTCGATCTGATTTTCCATTGTCCAATACAACCTGTACTCAATATAACATAGTATGAGCATGACCTGATGGTTTAAATTCCCCAACATACACAAAAGGTATGATAAACGGGCTATTATATATGCCACATTGAGCtagttattagtattattagactAATAGTAAATGCAATATAGCAACAGAAGTAATGCATTTATTTTAATAACAGGACCAAGTTCTCTTAGGCACATCTACGATGCATATAAATGGACTATTTTAAGttgtgaaaaatatttaaatggaaAAAGTATACAGATCTGCATCTCATTAGGTTTGATATCCCACAAGACTTTTCAAGATTATATGGTCAAACAACATATGAAGGCAACCGGCTAAGTTTCATTTATTATGTTGAACTAGTTTACTGTAAGAAATTCCCAATAAAAACCCCAGGACATCAAGGACCAGATACCAAGAAACTAGGCTACTAACGGCTTGATGGCACAGAATGCACTGATATTTATACATGGTAAGCCAgttttagcttctttttttttttttttttttttaaaaaaaaacaaaatctaaccTTTCTCAGAGGTGCTGAGATGAAACCCTTCCGATGTCTTGGAGATCCAATAACAAGTGCCCAATACCTTCTTTGCAGAATTCTCTTTACATTGTCTATTTCCTTTGAAAATAATACATGTATAAGGTTGAAACATAATATCAACAAAACTAACAGCCTTGTAACTTCCTATGAAAATGTTCCTGTACACAGCATGCCTATGAACAGtagggaaccaaaaaaaaaaaaaactcaacttTACCCACATCATGTGATGCTCCAAAGGTTTTCTCACGGAAGATGGTATGCAAAACTGTTGCACTTGTTTGTGTCCTTCCCATCACCAAGATGCCACTACTATCTCTGTCAAGTCTGTGTACCTACTAAACACAGGTTTTTTCATCACAAGAAAGTTAACATACTTATACAAGCAACCATTAATGAGATTGCCTAAATGGAAGATATGTGTTGTCCAGACCATGCAACACAAATCATAAAAGTTGCGCAAATAATTGAATCTATAAAAATTTGTCATGGTAATTTCTTTGAATATCCCTCATATTGTGCTTCAAAGAAGTAAGCTGGTCTATCAAAATATTACATTCATATATGTCACAGAAAGGAAATCTCCTTTTCTTGCAATTTGTTTAGCATACAACCAAATAAAACATTCTGCATATTAAAGATTGTCATCTTATCAAAATCTTTATATGTTTTGATTGCCCCTCTAGTGCTACACATATAGAACAAATGTACGATAGCAATACAAGTTACTAAACTGTTAGAACTAATAGAAAACTTTCGATCATGTCATACTTCCTATCCCAGCTCTCATGATCATACAACTACTCACAAGCCCAGAAATTGAGCTTAAGATGGTTGAAGGATGCTAAAATACtgtttaaaaaaaggaaaaaattcagacaagttaaagttaaaaaaataaactcactAGCCGAGGGGGTTCCAAGCAGTCATAACTTAAGCAGGTGGCGGCCAGTTCATCTAAACTTCTTTTGATTCCAATCCCTCCCTGTTCAATcactatatataataaagaaaagcCCACTACCAACAACTGAACTAAGGAGCAAGTAAACCACAAATGAACCATAAATAGCTGACCTGAACTGGCATTCCAGGAGGTTTATTGACAACAATAATTGCAGGATCCTGACCTCAGTAAGCCAAATGGAGCTCATATATTTATCTAAAGCAAGATACccatgccccaaaaaaaaaaaaaaaaaaaaaggactacaGAGTGAAAGTTGAAAACCTTGTATAGCTCAAGGCTGCGGATAAAGCTCACTTCTTCTTCGTTGCAATGATATTCTTTCTTATCAACTGGGAACTCTTGAACGCTAATTGGTAGATATATTCGGTCTCCTAAGTTCATAGAGTCTTTAGCTGTCACCttcaataatttcaaaaattttaaaatatatatatatatatatatatatataagaaaaaacagTTATACGGAgaatgccatatatatatataagaaaaaacagTTATACGGAGAATGCCATTTCTTACCCTGCGAAGTCGGGGTTTCTGTAATTCATCGCCCATTTCAGAATGTCCAATGTCACAGGATTCCCTTCGAACCTGCAAGTAAACAAGAAGAAATTGAGAGGACTTGGGCTTTCCAATTGAGAAGCCACAAAAGAACCTTCTAATGAATTTGGGTTCTACAACTAAGAAGCCATGGAAGAACATTCTTATTGCTATTTCGTGcacgaaggaaaaaaaaaaaaaaaaaaaaaaaaaaaacacaacctGTCTGAGGCGGAAGAGCTTCTGAACAAGGCTTCTAGGAAGCTCAGGGCAACAACGGACAACCCATTTAAGCGCCGTGGTGGAGGAGCTATATGGGGGGTTTGCAGCTCCACGGCCTATTGCGGCGtcgtttttattttccaatcgGTTTCTCGCGATCTCCTTCCCCAGAATTCCACCGTCGACGGTGGAAGTGTACGGAGGCAAAGTGAACcatttgttgctgttgttgtcgCCGGGGTTTTCTTCTTGAGTGAGTGTTTCGGGGGCAATGGATGAGTAGTGAGAACGCCACTCGTGGAAAGGGGAGAAGAAAAGCCTCGCGCCATCCAAAACGGTGTCGTTTAGTGGTGAACGGAGTAGGATTCGGCGGAGGAGTTTGGGGTTTGCCATTGTTTGTGGCTTCAGGGCTTTCACAGAAGAGGAAGACAAAAGCCCAGCAAGGTTTAAGGAAGGGTTTTCGGTTCCATCTTAGTTCTTTATacgataataattaaaaaataaaaaataaaaataaaaactgggAAATTGGCATTTGCACATGAAACTTTATTAAGGTAGATACTTTACGCCCACTGTTACACTTCAAAATTTATCAAAGTTgacattttgtattttaaataattgtttggataattttatatGTAGTTTTTGAGGTTTgctttaattcaattttatatttcaaatgcagtatttattttaaataaacgTTTATACATTTTCAGAGGAGGTAACTGCAATTACATTTATACCccttttttataagaaaattaataaaatttacacatgttttataaatttataaataaaattaatagaagagataaataaaaaagttttaaataattaaattcataaataagctCATtcagtttataaaatttatagatttataaataaactaatttagTTCCTACCACAACTATCtacataattttttgaattttattgtagaaatttttaaatctcTTTGTTCCATTCTAAAGATCTTACatataattaactttttaaacCACTGATTTAGCATTTGAAGACCATAATATATATCCACTAGTTTAGAATTAActtcttaaataataatatctatCATTGTTTCTAATGAAAACCAACAAGAATTGGGAGAGATCTGCGAAGGCCATGGTAgacaaaaggaagaagaaagaaggacccaaaaaaaggggaaaaaaattgcatattttccaaaaaaataaaatgtgtatatatatatatatatatatatttttaatgtgcAATTACTTATTTTCAATCGTCTTCATAaactttcttatattttatatatttttatttattgttttagtttttttctttttttaattttttttcactttaatattcaaaaataaagattttttttttaaaaaaaataatcttgCAATTTTCGAATTAGGcttgagagaaaattttttttttaacattttattacattatatatttatcaaaaattatatttttcttttaaaaatataaaataactcaTTTAActgttaattttaataaaaaaataaaaaaataaaaaaataaattgcagttaaaatatcaaaaaattaaaaactgaaATTAAATGAGAGCAAATATCAGATACTGctgttaaaattatcatattagtATTTTACATCCCAAATTCATACATCTCTTGCGTCCCTCTGTCGATCAAACAAACAAAGACTCACGTGCATGTCAAGTGATACATAATCAAGGGTAGGGAACGTCATTTCACTTTAGTTTGCGGAAGGGAGATCCAAAACGCCAGTTCCCAGAAGTAAAACGACAATGTTGCCAAGAGTTTGGGCATCAAAGCTGTTCTGGTCCTTGACTTGGACTCTGACAATGGAATTGCAGCGATTTTGACTCCATTGCCCATTTCTCGATCCAAAGAGACTTCTTCTGCTCCAACAACCCCCACTTCTATTTTCTTGTCCCTCCTGTTGACCAGTTCGACCATGATGTTAGCGACGTATAGACGTatttatatgtgcatatatttattattttatttataagaaaataaaatcaataaaatttggGATCCAAGGATTCCTTCATGGATGATGAGATTCAGACATagttgttatttttaatatggGTCTTAATCATTAGCTAACAACTAGAGAATTTCGTCCTTTATTATccaattattttccttttttgtttttttaagcattaatttattttttccttttggtgcTTGATAACTATCACTGTTATTTCTGCAACTGGTTTTTATTTGACATGTATGTATATCTGGGTTTTTTTCAAGCTTGTGATTCATATAACATCTCCAATTTCTGTTCAAGCTGTGCAAATTTCTTTTAACATGTCTAATCAAGCTTCATGATTGTCATCCACAACTTTGATCAAGCCGTGGCCTAATCTTAAATCACACtttgcttttaaaatatatttaaattgaaattggttattctaaattaaaaatatataaatagttataaaatttaacttttcattagtttttatcaaaattgatattttaaaaaaaaatctttataatgattaaatattgaacctaatttaaaataataatcaaacatatctacaaaaatatcttttttttttttttagtttctataaatagattttttattttattaggaatAACCATTCTATATAATAAATGGGACTAAagtcaatttaaaaattgagggcctaatataaaacaaattctaaattgaaggTTTAATGTGAAACATTTTAAACTTGTGGGCCTACTGTATCatatagttaaaataaaaatactaaagtGTAATtgactttaatttttattaaaagatacAGCCTAGAATTTGACATAAAAGGTTTGAAATAATGAAAGAAAAGTTTTTTGCAATAAAAGATGAACTCTATAAGTTTCATAAAGATTGAAGTGATCAAAATagcactatttatttatttttatttattaacgtattaagtttttggttttttcatataaattgtatgtattttatttactttaatgaTATGTTCATGTTGATTAATGATAATTAGATATCCTTgttaactataaatataaagaggaagaaaataaacaaatgcaaATGAAACACATCTTAAAattgtgttagttttagttttatatCTAACAAACTTTGACTaccaataaataaaactaatagaAAATTAAAGTAAACTTAGGGTTGTCGGGACACATTTGGATGGACTTATG
This genomic interval carries:
- the LOC107426944 gene encoding RNA pseudouridine synthase 4, mitochondrial isoform X2 — translated: MANPKLLRRILLRSPLNDTVLDGARLFFSPFHEWRSHYSSIAPETLTQEENPGDNNSNKWFTLPPYTSTVDGGILGKEIARNRLENKNDAAIGRGAANPPYSSSTTALKWVVRCCPELPRSLVQKLFRLRQVRRESCDIGHSEMGDELQKPRLRRVTAKDSMNLGDRIYLPISVQEFPVDKKEYHCNEEEVSFIRSLELYKDPAIIVVNKPPGMPVQGGIGIKRSLDELAATCLSYDCLEPPRLVHRLDRDSSGILVMGRTQTSATVLHTIFREKTFGASHDEIDNVKRILQRRYWALVIGSPRHRKGFISAPLRKVVLDNGKSDRITVMHNSQTLASQHAITKYKVIGSSHGYTWLELSPITGRKHQLRVHCAEVLGTPILGDYKYGWQAHKNWKPFPCSNHENNSNEVPKRKILPFGLDLDNGDISDKHPRLHLHCKQMVLPDISLVLQNVQLYSDYDLSHLESIKLVASLPSHMQRSWELTNS